Sequence from the Parvicella tangerina genome:
GGAATTGCCACATCCTCGCTGATCGTAGTATACTATCGCGAAATTCTCTTCGAGTCCTGTTGACCAATCGAACATATCTGCACGTGCTATGTCAATGCTCGTCAGACCAGGCCCACCATTTATATATATCACGAATTTGCGAGATGAAGTATTTCCACGTACCCATACAGGTAACGTGGTTTCGCCTACATTAACATGAAAGAACGTATCAGAATTTTCTGATATTTCAAAGTCTTCAACCTTAGCGCAGCGCACTAACCCCAACCCAACTAATATCGATAAAATGCATATTCTAAAATTCATAGTAATGCCTTTAAATTGTAACTTACTCCTATTTCAAGTACGAAATAGCCAACGCCTTTTGGGAAATTGGGCAGAGCATAGATGAATTGAGGTTTAATAAGCCATTCTAGTGGGACGTTTCTTGAAAGACTCATGTTTCTTCCGATTGAGGCGGATATCGAAGTAATGAAATAATCATTGTGGAAGTATTTTTCCTTTAGGTCTCCGTTCTCAACATAAATGGAAGGTGTCAAAGTCTTCATGTACCCACCACCAAGTCCCATTTCATAAAAAAGTCCCGACTTACTTTCGACTCGATACTTTGGCTCTAATACTGTAAAATAACCCGATTGGTATCGATTGTGATTAAAGCCGCCTGCGCTTATACCAAGCAGGTAGCTCCTTCGTACATATATATATTCGTCCATTTTCTCAGACTTTCTTTTTTTATGGTGTATCTTTAGATGTAATTGATGATTATATCCGATTTTCAGACCAGGGTGAGTAATCATTTCACCAAAATATGATAGAGAAATTGATTTGGAGCCTCTGGTTTTAGCATAGCATTCACTCAGAGTATCTTGCGCTTGAATTGCTGCCACAGATAGGACAAAAATAAGGGTATAAAGAACTTTCATTTTATTTCTTTTACCGCAAAAATCAATTTAATTGATCTCAAATGATTGTAAAAAATCGTCAATACGAATTTTTGCGGAAAATCTTATCTTGGATACCCAACTTCATAGCGTTTAATTTTTCTGGGCTTAAACCAGTAAAGTTTTTCACCTCTTTGATGAAATGAGCTTGGTCATAAAAGTCAAATCTTCCTATATATTCCCCTGAAGTGGCGTTTTTCATGAAATAAGAGGTAAATCTTACCAGTCTTGAATACATTTTAGGTGTAACACCCAATTTCTGCTTAAACTTCCTCTCAGTAGTTTTGAGTGAAAGTTCAACTTTCTGGGCAAGGTCACTAATCAAAGACAAACCTTTTGATTGTTCTATAAGACTAATTAGTTCTTCAAAATGAGGGTCTCTTTCTTTTGAGTTCTTTTCAATGTAATTTTCGAAGTAATTTTCAATTAATTTAATACGGTTGTTTTGAGATGGTGATTTGTAGATGTCTTGCTCCAAGGTAATTATTGATTCACCGAATATCTCAGAAGGAACTAAACAGTTGTCAACAGTATTTCTGATGTCAACTTGACATAAACTATAAAAGGTTCGAGGCAAAAACCGAACGCCAATGATAGGACTTTCATTAAGGACACATATTTGGGGTATTGTTCGTATGCCACAGACCTGACTTTTATTTTGTGTCGCTTTTTTTTGCTCTTGCTTAAATCTTTGAATAGTCGAAGAGGTAAATATCAGTTCGATTGATTTATCTGGAACCAGATAGTGATGTCTTTGACTCTTACTTCCTTCATGAAAGTTCTCCCACCAGATGCACTCAATGTATTCAGATAAAGTGCCTTTCGGTTTTACTTCTTGATATTCCCATTCCATATTTTAAAATGTTCGTTAAGATACATCGTTTACAAAAGTTAAAGGTTAGAGTTTACAATAAATTAGTTTCTAATCTGACGGATTGACCTTTGCTTCTTAATTCATTTTCAGTAAAGTAACCTAAAAATACGTAGGGTAGAGGAACCTGGCTGCTGGCAGGCAGGAGTTACAATTTTTGTTTTTAGTACTGAGCAAAATCGGAGATTGCCCGCAGGGAAATATCTCCTTTGGCATTCACTCTTGGTCAGTTCCAATTACCCTTTTTAGTTACTCAACCCTTATGTGATTTTATATCTTGTTGGGGTCCGTTACTTTTGACCCATTTCGTCTTTAGTGCTTTCACAAAGGATCGCGACTCTGCTGAGCTAGCCTTGAAAAATACTGGACTATTATTTACTGCATTTTTTTTCATTTCAATTTTATAGAAGTCAACAGAGTTCCAACTTTGATTGGTAAAACTAGTATGATTAGCAATTCTTAGAATTTCTTCGGTTTTGATTACGATGGGTTGCTCTGAACCAAATACAATTATTCCGTTTTCAGATATTTCAATTGTTTTAGTGTCAGGAAAAATCAAAGAACCGAGCAAAGAAACAGCAAGAAAGAAAGTCCCAAGAAGTAATAAGACCAATCCGGTACTGGTCATTGGATTATTGACTATTGAGATCAGTAGAAAAGTAATGAAAAGTCCAATTCCAATCAGTTTAAGAGTTTTACTATATGCGAATCCTTTGTCCGATTGCATTAACTTTTTTTTAATTAAACATAACCATAGGATAACAGGAAATAAACAATGATCAATTGACCTAAATCTTCCCCTTCAAGAACTGACCAGTATAAGAAGCTTTACACTTAATTAAGTTTTCTGGAGTTCCCTCAAAAACAATGTTCCCGCCTTCTTTTCCGCCTTCCGGACCAAGATCAATGACCCAGTCGGCACATTTGATAACTTCGGCATTGTGCTCAATCACAAGAACGCTGTGACCAATTTCGATCAACGCATTCAAAGCTTTTAAGAGTTTCTTTATATCATGAAAGTGCAGACCCGTTGTGGGCTCATCAAAAATGAATAACGTCTTCTTTTGTGCGTTCTTCTTAGATAAGAAAGAAGCAAGTTTGATTCGTTGTGCTTCACCACCTGATAGGGTATTGGACGATTGTCCTAACTGCACATAACCCAAGCCTACATCTAGTAGCGGAGTTAACTTCTCCACAATCTTCTTACAGAATTTATTATCGGCATGTTGTCCAAAGAATTCCAGCGCATCTTCAATCGTCATGGTCAAAACGTCATAGATAGACTTTTCCTGAAACTTCACTTCCAGCACTTCATCTTTAAAACGTTTTCCGTTACACTGTTCACAGGTCAACAATACATCAGCCATAAACTGCATAGACACTTTGATCTCGCCTTCTCCTTCACAAGCATCACAACGTCCTCCTTCTACATTAAAACTAAAGTGCTTGGGCTTGAATCCGTTGATGGTAGATAATTGCTGATCGGCAAATAACGCTCTGATGTCATCAAAGGCTTTTACATAAGTCACAGGATTACTTCGGCTACTTTTTCCAATAGGATTCTGATCAACAAACTCTACTTCTTCAATACGCGCAAAATCTCCCGATAAATTATCGCACTCACCCGTTTTCAGACTGGTTCCTCCATAATTCTTTTTCAAAGCAGGGTAGAGGATTTGCCTCACCAAAGTAGATTTACCACTTCCACTTACTCCAGTAACCACCGTTAGTACTTCTAATGGAAACTTTACATCAATGTTCTTGAGGTTATTCTGCCGTGCTCCTGCTACAAGAAAACTGTTTTTCCATTTTCTTCTTTGCGTAGGCGTTTCAATTTTTTCTCTACCCGTGAGATATTTAGCGGTAAGACTATTTTGCTCTTCAATTAAATCACTGTGTACTCCCTGAAAAACCACTTCTCCTCCATGAGTCCCAGCCATAGGGCCCATGTCAATAATCTCATCGGCTTCCCGCATCACTTCTTCCTCGTGCTCCACAATGATCACGGTATTTCCTAAGTCTCTCAATGATTTTAAAACCTTCAATAAACGGTGCGTATCTCTAGGATGAAGACCAATAGAGGGCTCGTCCAAAATGTACATAGACCCCACCAAACTGCTTCCAATACTGGTGGCTAAGTTTATTCGCTGAGACTCTCCTCCAGATAGTGAATTAGATAGTCGGTTTAAGGTAAGATACCCCAAACCTACATCACTCAAATAGTTCAGTCGGGCCTTTACTTCGGTAATGATTCGCTTGGCTACAACCTGTTCATTTTCTGTAAACGATAATCCTTCAAAGAAAACAATGCACTCATCAATGCTCATGGCCGCCACCTCTGCAATAGATTTGCCGCCTATCTTTACATAATGAGCGTCCTTTCGTAGTTTACTACCCTTACAATCCGGACATTCAGTTCGTCCTCTATATCTGCTCAGCATCACGCGGTACTGAATCTTATAGGTTTTGGATTCTAAGTACTTAAAGAAGGCGTTTAAACCGCTAAAGTATTTGTTCCCCGTCCAAAGCAATTCTTTCTGCTCATCGGTAAGGTCAATATAGGGACGGTGAATTGGAAAATCAAATTCATCCGCATTCATCACCAGTTCATTTTTCCACATCGACATGCTTTCTCCTCGCCAACAGGCAATGGCGTCATCATAGATCGAGATGTTCTTGTTCGGAATAACTAAATCATGGTCAATACCCATAACGCGTCCAAATCCTTCACAAGTCGGACAAGCACCAACAGGGTTATTGAATGCAAAGAAATCGAGTGAGGGCTCTTCAAACTTCATCCCATCCAACTCAAACAAGTTAGAAAAGGTTTGTGTGGAGGGATTGGTCTTACTATCAAAGATCACCAATTGACAAGAGCCATTTCCCTCTAAGAACGCTGATTCAATACTTTCCGCAATTCGACTGATATTATCTTTTTCCTGAGAGGTCTTGATTCGGTCAATGATCAAGTGGATGCGATTGCCTTCAATGAGTGCGGGATCAGCATTTGCTATTTCAACGATCTGTTCATCGAGATAGATTCTCCTAAACCCTTGATCTGAAAACAACTCGAGTTGTTTCTGTGCTGTTCTTCCATTCGGTATTCTAATTGGGGCAATGACCAATCCTTTTAAGCCATCTTCAAACTGAAACAGGTACTCCAAAGCGGTTTGGGTGTTGTCTTTAGTTACTTCTTTTCCAGAAATAGGAGAGATGGTCTTACCAATTCTGGCGTACATCAGTTTTAAGAAATCATAGATCTCCGTACTCGTCCCAACAGTTGATCTGGGGTTAGAAGAATTGACCTTTTGCTCAATCGCAATGGCGGGCGAAATACCTTTGATACTTTGAACATCGGGTTTCTCCAATCTACCTAAGAATTGACGAGCATAAGAACTAAGACTCTCCACATACCTTCTTTGCCCTTCTGCGTAAAGGGTGTCAAACGCTAAGGATGATTTGCCGCTTCCAGACATCCCAGTCACTACGGTCATTTTATTCCTCGGAAAGGCTACATCTACATTCTTCAGGTTGTGCACCTTGGCACCTTGCACTAAGATGTGCGTTTTGTATGAAACGTCTTTTTTGCTCATCGAAATGCGAAGTTAACAGTAAAAAACAAAAATGGAGACCTAAATGTTCGCATCAATTCCTTTTGTGTCAAAGGCATCTCTTAAACCGTTGCCAAACAACATGAAGGCAAACACCAAGATCACGATACATAGACCAGGCAGAATGGCTAAAAATGCTGAGTCTAAATTGTCAATGTAGTCGGCATGAACGGTAAGAATTCCTCCCCATGATGGTGTTGGGATTTGCGTACCGATGCCCAACCAGCTTAGCCCAGCTTCAATAAGAATTGCGGCCACAAAGTTATTTGCAGATTGCACAATCACTGGACCAATAATGTTAGGAAACACGTGCCTGAAAATAATTCTGGAGTCTTTAAAACCAAGTGCCTTCCCAGCTTCAATGTATTCCTTTTCTCTGATACTCAATACCTGACCTCGCACCAACCTTGCAAGATCCACCCACATCACTAAACCAACACCAATAAAGACGGAAGTAAATCCTTTGCCTAATATTAACGTGATGGAAATAATCAGCAGTAAAGCTGGTATAGACCAGATCACGTTGATCAGCAACATAATCGCCTCATCCACCCATCCTCGATAAAAACCTGCAATAGCTCCAAGGACCACCCCGATAACCAAAGAGATCAATACCGAGATGAAGCCAACAGATAGGGAGATTCTAGCACCTGCCATCAATCTGCTCAGTAAATCTCTTCCATGAGAGTCCGTTCCTAAATAGTAGGTCAACTCAATGAGGTTATTCTCTTTAACCTCCTGTTGCATTTCATCTACACTTTTAACAATTGTACTGCCATCCAACAGATAAATCTCAAATTGGCCATCCTGAATCTCTTTAAACTTGATGTCCTTGGCAATGTCAAGTGGATATAATACATCGGGCAATGGTTTAGCCTGATAAGCGGGCTCGTAATGCAAGGCACGGCTCGTATCCATGAATTCCTCAAACACGATGTTAATACCATCGAACTGATAACTCAAATACGGAAACTTCTTGTGCGGAAGACGTTCTCCTCCAGCCAGCAGTTTGCCAAAGAATCCTACTTCTTCTACGTTTTCATTTCTTCTAACCAGTATGTGTTTGACTACCGTTCCAGGTCTGATCTCTGAAATGGGAGGGATTTGATCATCACAATCTTCCGAAGTGTCCATACGAATATTTGCCCCTAATAAGGCAATGATGGCAGTAAAAACGATGATGCCTAAGCCGATCATGGCCGGAGTATTCTTTTTGAGCTTCCTCCAGGCATCATTCCACATGTTATTTTGCTGCTCTTCCTTCAATCGTTATTTCTTTTTCCCGTGTTCTGTAGAATCTTGATCACAACTCGTAATAAATGAATCGGATAGAACCAAAAAACAAGTGGAGCAAATAATAGCACCTTAAAACGTTCATAGTACGTTGCGCCCAAAAATAAGAATAAAAAATCAACGACAAATTTTATAAATAGGATAATCCAACCCGATGAAAAATGAGTGATCAACGATAATGGAAGCAAAAGGTTAGCAATGAGTACAAGCCATGCAGCCAAACTTGCTTGTGGTAATCCTACAGCCTTATTTTTACCGGACCATCGGGCAGACTGCTCAAGATATGCGTTCCAGCTAACCTCACAATGGGTAGTGACGGGTTTTCCTATCCTCGGATGGATCACCACTTCATGATCAAGTGCTGCTTTGAGCAAAAACATATCATCTCCTGATGGAATGTGCATATTCCCGTGATAGGGAATGGTCTCCTGAAAAACGGATTTTCGATAAGCCAGATTGGCTCCTGTGGCAAGCATAGGCACTTCCATATTTGCCGATCCTAAGGTAATACCTGCCAAAAGTAAACTTTCGGCTTCCTGAATATTCTCAATGATACGCCAGCTATTGGTCGTTTTTAGCGCAACACCAAGGGATACATCTGCTTGTGGTTGTACTTGTCTCAGTAAGTCTTTCGGGAGTTCACAGTCAGCGTCTACCGTCAGTATATAATCGTATTTAGCTTCAGCAATGGCTTGTGATAGAGCGGCTTTTTTTCCGGATTGTTCAGCGAGTTGAATCACCGTATGGTCAATGCTTTTGTCGAGGTCACCAAGTAGGGCAAGCGTGTCATCTGTACTCGCATCATCAACGAGGATCACCTCAAACCAATCTCTCGGGTAGTCCAACTGATTGATGGAACGACAGAGTTTGTTGGCGGAATTGGCTTCGTCTCTAAAGGGAATGACCACGCTGATCTTAATATTGCCGCTTTCGGTTTTTCCCTTCCCCAATAAACCAATAAATCCAATACCCGGAATGATTAAAACAATCACCACGTAAAGTAGAAGAATCAGACAATATGTGAGAAACAATAACACTTACTTCTTTAATAAAATGATCCCGCCAATGATGGAGGGTAGTACAACATTAATTAACCAGATAAAAAGGGAAGCAATAATGACCGTTTCCTCAAGTCCAAAGGGAATCACTAAGAAAACGGCTATGGCTTCACGCGTTCCAAGGTTCCCCATAAAAGGCGATGGAATAAGCGTTGAAAACAGATAAAGAACACCGCAAAATGCAGCCGTCCAGATCAACTCTGGTTCTGCACCAAAAAGGGTTAATGCCACATGAAACTGAGCAATAAAAACCAAGTACCTAAGGATGGCAATACCTAAAATGGTATGTAGTCTCAATTCGGTAAGGTCTCCCAAGAACTCCAGTTTGGTAATGAGGTTGTTCAAGTACTTCCACTTCAGCTTTCTGAGCAGTTCGAGGAGCACTTTTTGCTGATAGAAAATAAATAAAGCCATACAGCAAACTATCGTCATAACAATGATAAGGGTGTTTATGGGTAGTTGTTCAGGGTAGTGAAAACCGATTGCAAAGTTCCAGGAAAGAATTAACCCGATCAGTGCGAATAGTAATGTGGTTACCAATTGAGCGTAGTTGCCAACAAACGTAGAGAAAGTAATCGTAGTTTTTGGAATCTCCTTGATGTAGGTAAAGCGACCAATAAAGGTGCCCAGTCGGTCTGGGGTTAGAATGGCTACGGCATTACCTGCATAAACGGCTTTTTGAGTTCTTAGAAATGTACTTTCTTTCAATAGCGGAAGGGTTTGTCTCCATTTGAGATTTTCTAAACCGTAGTTGACGAATTGAAGCAGAACGAGACCTGTGAAAAGTAAAATACCTTGCGTTTGGAATAAATGCTCACTGACCAAATCGCCTAGATTATCCAGATTTCGATGTGTAAACTGCGTGTAGAGGTAGTAAATTGCTAATGCGAAAATGATTAGCTTTACAGCAAATACTAGCGGTTGATATAGCTTATTATTCTTAATGTTTGAAAGCTTAATTACCACAAAAATAGTCAATGAAGGACTACGACAAAATAATTTTAGGCCTTGACCCTGGAACCAATGTAATGGGGTACGGATTGATAGGTGTTCAAAAGAAGAAACTGTTACTGATCAATACGGGAGTAATTCATTTGGCTAAACTCGAAAATCACCAACTCAAACTGAAGTCTATTTTTGAGAAAGTGAGCTTTTTAGTTAAGGAGTACCTCCCAGATGAGGTGGCAGTAGAAGCTCCGTTTTTTGGGAAGAACGTACAGTCAATGTTGAAGTTAGGTCGTGCGCAGGGAGTGGCGATGGCCGCAGTACTTACACATGACTTGCCCATAGTGGAATATTCGCCTAAAAAGATCAAGCAGAGCATAACGGGTAATGGTAACGCGAGTAAAGAACAGGTGGCAGCTATGCTTCAAAGCATCTTAAACTTTAAAGAGTTGCCGAAATACTTGGATGCCACAGATGGCTTGGCTGCGGCAGTTTGTCATCACTTTCAAGGTGGAGCAGGGGAGAAGAAAAAGTCTTACAGCGGCTGGGATGCCTTTTTGAAAGATAATCCAGACCGAAAAAAATAATGCCCCAGCATTTCTGTCAGGGCATTATTCCGAAAGTTAACTATTAATTTACTGAGAAAAGTATCTCTATTATCTCCATCCTCCTCCTAGCGCTTTGTATAAGTTCACGATGGCATGCATCTGTTCTTGTTTGGTCTCTACGAGTTCCATTTTTGATTCAAGCGCATCTCGCTGGGTGAGCAAAACCTCCATATAGTCAGCACGAGCCGACTTAAATAGGCTTCCAGCAATAGTCACGGATTCAGTGAGTACTTCCACTTGCTGCTCGCGCAAGGCATAACTCGAACCGTAATTATTGATCTTACTGAGTTGGTTGATCACCTCAATATGGGCGTTTAAGATGCTTCGCTCATATGCATACACGGCTTGTGTTTGCTTGGCGTTTGAGGTAAAGTAAGCTGCCTTAATCGCATTTCGATTGATCACGGGGGCTACCAGATCACCAGCTAAATTAAATAGTAATGACTCTGGCGTAGTGATGAGGTACTTCGGATTAAAAGCTTGGTAACCAAGTCCTGCAGTGATCCGAATAGAAGGGTAGAAAGCTGCTCTGGCAACATCCACATCTATTTTTGAGGCAACCAACTCAAGTTCTGCCTGACGAATGTCTGGTCTGTTCGCTAAAAGTTGTGAAGGAATTCCTGTATAGATACTATCCCATTTCAAATCTAAAAATTGGTTGGAACTGCGCGCAATGGGTTGCGGAAATCGCCCAATCAAAAAGTTGATCCTGTTCTCGGCTTCCACAATAGACTGCTGAATGGTAAACTGTAAACTTTTGGTTTTCAATAATTCAGCTTCAAACTTTTTAACCGCAAGCTCGGTTACCTTAGCAAAGAGCTTCTGTTGTTTAACGGTATTCAAAGCGTTTTGCTGAATATCGATGTAACTGTTTACGATTTCTAACTGGTTATCCAAAGCAAGTAACTCGTAATAATTCTCCGCAATTTCAGCCACCAGTTGTGTGATCAGAAAGTTTCTTCCTTCAATACTGGAAAGATACCTCGTAAAGGCAGCTTTCTTTGCATTCCGAAGTTTTTTCCAAACATCAATCTCCCAAGACATGTTTGCTCCTAGGTAGAAGTCGCCCAGGGGTTCTGGAAATTCCTTGTCTGGCATGATCTCAGTATTGGCGTCATTGGCTCCCTGACTCGTGTATCTACCTACTTTTTCTGCACCAACTGCCGTTCCAACATCTACAAAGGGAAGGTATTCTCCCTTGCGGGCCCCCACCTCATAGTTCAGGATCTCAATTTCTTGCATTACAATGTTCAACTCCTGATTGTTCTTTAAAGCGGTATCGATTAGTGCAGCAAGATGTTCATCCTTAAAGAAATCCCGCCATTTTATCGTGGCACTATTCGTAGTATCCTCAGAACCTGTATACGTGTCAGGCATTGCCGTATTCTCCGTTTTACGCATAATGCCTGGTGCACACGAGACAATCGTCATCAACAGGACGATAATCGTTCCATATATGATTCTATTCTTCTTCATAATTGATGTCTTCTGTTAATGGTTCAAAATCTTCATCCTTGATCATGGTTCTGCCTTCTGCCCATGACCCAAATATGTAGTACAATCCAGGTACGATGAGCAACCCGAAAATGGTTCCAAAGAGCATTCCTCCTAGTGCAGAACCTCCAATGGTTTGGTTACCTATGGCTCCAGCACCGTGCGATAATACCAACGGTATCAATCCAGCAATAAAAGCAAAGGAGGTCATCAAAATTGGCC
This genomic interval carries:
- a CDS encoding ABC transporter permease, yielding MKEEQQNNMWNDAWRKLKKNTPAMIGLGIIVFTAIIALLGANIRMDTSEDCDDQIPPISEIRPGTVVKHILVRRNENVEEVGFFGKLLAGGERLPHKKFPYLSYQFDGINIVFEEFMDTSRALHYEPAYQAKPLPDVLYPLDIAKDIKFKEIQDGQFEIYLLDGSTIVKSVDEMQQEVKENNLIELTYYLGTDSHGRDLLSRLMAGARISLSVGFISVLISLVIGVVLGAIAGFYRGWVDEAIMLLINVIWSIPALLLIISITLILGKGFTSVFIGVGLVMWVDLARLVRGQVLSIREKEYIEAGKALGFKDSRIIFRHVFPNIIGPVIVQSANNFVAAILIEAGLSWLGIGTQIPTPSWGGILTVHADYIDNLDSAFLAILPGLCIVILVFAFMLFGNGLRDAFDTKGIDANI
- a CDS encoding helix-turn-helix domain-containing protein codes for the protein MEWEYQEVKPKGTLSEYIECIWWENFHEGSKSQRHHYLVPDKSIELIFTSSTIQRFKQEQKKATQNKSQVCGIRTIPQICVLNESPIIGVRFLPRTFYSLCQVDIRNTVDNCLVPSEIFGESIITLEQDIYKSPSQNNRIKLIENYFENYIEKNSKERDPHFEELISLIEQSKGLSLISDLAQKVELSLKTTERKFKQKLGVTPKMYSRLVRFTSYFMKNATSGEYIGRFDFYDQAHFIKEVKNFTGLSPEKLNAMKLGIQDKIFRKNSY
- a CDS encoding TolC family protein yields the protein MKKNRIIYGTIIVLLMTIVSCAPGIMRKTENTAMPDTYTGSEDTTNSATIKWRDFFKDEHLAALIDTALKNNQELNIVMQEIEILNYEVGARKGEYLPFVDVGTAVGAEKVGRYTSQGANDANTEIMPDKEFPEPLGDFYLGANMSWEIDVWKKLRNAKKAAFTRYLSSIEGRNFLITQLVAEIAENYYELLALDNQLEIVNSYIDIQQNALNTVKQQKLFAKVTELAVKKFEAELLKTKSLQFTIQQSIVEAENRINFLIGRFPQPIARSSNQFLDLKWDSIYTGIPSQLLANRPDIRQAELELVASKIDVDVARAAFYPSIRITAGLGYQAFNPKYLITTPESLLFNLAGDLVAPVINRNAIKAAYFTSNAKQTQAVYAYERSILNAHIEVINQLSKINNYGSSYALREQQVEVLTESVTIAGSLFKSARADYMEVLLTQRDALESKMELVETKQEQMHAIVNLYKALGGGWR
- the uvrA gene encoding excinuclease ABC subunit UvrA; protein product: MSKKDVSYKTHILVQGAKVHNLKNVDVAFPRNKMTVVTGMSGSGKSSLAFDTLYAEGQRRYVESLSSYARQFLGRLEKPDVQSIKGISPAIAIEQKVNSSNPRSTVGTSTEIYDFLKLMYARIGKTISPISGKEVTKDNTQTALEYLFQFEDGLKGLVIAPIRIPNGRTAQKQLELFSDQGFRRIYLDEQIVEIANADPALIEGNRIHLIIDRIKTSQEKDNISRIAESIESAFLEGNGSCQLVIFDSKTNPSTQTFSNLFELDGMKFEEPSLDFFAFNNPVGACPTCEGFGRVMGIDHDLVIPNKNISIYDDAIACWRGESMSMWKNELVMNADEFDFPIHRPYIDLTDEQKELLWTGNKYFSGLNAFFKYLESKTYKIQYRVMLSRYRGRTECPDCKGSKLRKDAHYVKIGGKSIAEVAAMSIDECIVFFEGLSFTENEQVVAKRIITEVKARLNYLSDVGLGYLTLNRLSNSLSGGESQRINLATSIGSSLVGSMYILDEPSIGLHPRDTHRLLKVLKSLRDLGNTVIIVEHEEEVMREADEIIDMGPMAGTHGGEVVFQGVHSDLIEEQNSLTAKYLTGREKIETPTQRRKWKNSFLVAGARQNNLKNIDVKFPLEVLTVVTGVSGSGKSTLVRQILYPALKKNYGGTSLKTGECDNLSGDFARIEEVEFVDQNPIGKSSRSNPVTYVKAFDDIRALFADQQLSTINGFKPKHFSFNVEGGRCDACEGEGEIKVSMQFMADVLLTCEQCNGKRFKDEVLEVKFQEKSIYDVLTMTIEDALEFFGQHADNKFCKKIVEKLTPLLDVGLGYVQLGQSSNTLSGGEAQRIKLASFLSKKNAQKKTLFIFDEPTTGLHFHDIKKLLKALNALIEIGHSVLVIEHNAEVIKCADWVIDLGPEGGKEGGNIVFEGTPENLIKCKASYTGQFLKGKI
- a CDS encoding glycosyltransferase, with amino-acid sequence MIVLIIPGIGFIGLLGKGKTESGNIKISVVIPFRDEANSANKLCRSINQLDYPRDWFEVILVDDASTDDTLALLGDLDKSIDHTVIQLAEQSGKKAALSQAIAEAKYDYILTVDADCELPKDLLRQVQPQADVSLGVALKTTNSWRIIENIQEAESLLLAGITLGSANMEVPMLATGANLAYRKSVFQETIPYHGNMHIPSGDDMFLLKAALDHEVVIHPRIGKPVTTHCEVSWNAYLEQSARWSGKNKAVGLPQASLAAWLVLIANLLLPLSLITHFSSGWIILFIKFVVDFLFLFLGATYYERFKVLLFAPLVFWFYPIHLLRVVIKILQNTGKRNND
- a CDS encoding lysylphosphatidylglycerol synthase transmembrane domain-containing protein, encoding MVIKLSNIKNNKLYQPLVFAVKLIIFALAIYYLYTQFTHRNLDNLGDLVSEHLFQTQGILLFTGLVLLQFVNYGLENLKWRQTLPLLKESTFLRTQKAVYAGNAVAILTPDRLGTFIGRFTYIKEIPKTTITFSTFVGNYAQLVTTLLFALIGLILSWNFAIGFHYPEQLPINTLIIVMTIVCCMALFIFYQQKVLLELLRKLKWKYLNNLITKLEFLGDLTELRLHTILGIAILRYLVFIAQFHVALTLFGAEPELIWTAAFCGVLYLFSTLIPSPFMGNLGTREAIAVFLVIPFGLEETVIIASLFIWLINVVLPSIIGGIILLKK
- the ruvC gene encoding crossover junction endodeoxyribonuclease RuvC, with product MKDYDKIILGLDPGTNVMGYGLIGVQKKKLLLINTGVIHLAKLENHQLKLKSIFEKVSFLVKEYLPDEVAVEAPFFGKNVQSMLKLGRAQGVAMAAVLTHDLPIVEYSPKKIKQSITGNGNASKEQVAAMLQSILNFKELPKYLDATDGLAAAVCHHFQGGAGEKKKSYSGWDAFLKDNPDRKK